From a single Rhodococcus qingshengii JCM 15477 genomic region:
- a CDS encoding sterol desaturase family protein, whose protein sequence is MSKPLTLADAARTFRKSPTPWMIGTMLLAAAAARIAVGNWQITDALVPLVMLAAFPFVEWIIHVFVLHWKPRTIAGVTLDSRLARSHREHHFAPRTVSLIFIPWQTLLIVIPVLTAVALLAFPRVELGLTFLTFISVLGLGYEWTHFLIHSDYKPKTALYRSVWRNHRNHHFKNEHYWFTVTTAGTADRVLGTYPDPKSVETSPTAKNLHGAASKL, encoded by the coding sequence ATGAGCAAGCCTCTCACTCTCGCCGATGCCGCACGGACGTTCCGCAAGTCACCGACGCCGTGGATGATCGGCACCATGCTGCTGGCCGCCGCGGCGGCGCGCATCGCAGTGGGCAACTGGCAGATCACCGACGCCCTCGTTCCGCTCGTGATGCTTGCCGCATTCCCCTTCGTGGAGTGGATCATTCACGTCTTCGTTCTCCATTGGAAGCCGCGAACCATTGCCGGCGTCACACTCGATTCACGGCTGGCGCGCAGCCATCGGGAACACCACTTTGCGCCGCGAACCGTCTCACTCATCTTCATCCCGTGGCAGACGCTCCTGATCGTGATTCCCGTTCTGACAGCCGTCGCCCTCCTGGCATTTCCCCGCGTCGAACTCGGTCTGACGTTCCTGACCTTCATTTCCGTGCTCGGCCTCGGTTACGAGTGGACACATTTCCTCATCCACAGTGACTACAAGCCGAAAACTGCTCTCTACCGGTCGGTTTGGCGCAATCACCGCAACCACCACTTCAAGAACGAGCACTACTGGTTCACCGTCACCACCGCGGGAACTGCCGATCGCGTACTGGGCACGTACCCCGATCCCAAATCCGTCGAGACCTCCCCGACAGCCAAGAACCTGCACGGCGCAGCGTCCAAGCTGTGA
- a CDS encoding FadR/GntR family transcriptional regulator yields the protein MFQPVARTSASGAVFDQISVKVLAGELAAGEALPSERKLAEAFGVSRPAVREAIQKLAQAGLVEVRQGESTSVRDFRRQAGPELLPQLLVRDGVPDLSVVRSVLETRELMGPQIAVLAARRISAESARELDTAVDQLGATEDPVELQDRALAFWDVVVDSADSIAFRLIFNSLRAAYEPAMTALASVMVGEVGQTDLYRKLASAITSHDEPTAETSAAQLLHTGTTAIGDALTFLEGLKP from the coding sequence ATGTTTCAACCCGTTGCACGTACCTCGGCCTCCGGCGCAGTCTTTGACCAGATTTCGGTGAAAGTGCTGGCCGGAGAGCTGGCTGCGGGTGAGGCACTACCCAGCGAGCGCAAGCTCGCCGAGGCATTCGGCGTCTCGCGGCCCGCAGTCCGCGAGGCAATTCAGAAGCTCGCCCAAGCCGGACTCGTCGAGGTCCGCCAGGGCGAGTCCACGTCGGTGCGCGATTTTCGACGCCAGGCCGGACCCGAACTTCTCCCCCAGCTGCTGGTGCGCGACGGCGTCCCCGACCTGAGCGTGGTGCGCAGCGTCCTGGAAACTCGCGAGTTGATGGGACCGCAGATCGCTGTGCTGGCCGCCCGACGCATCTCCGCGGAATCCGCCCGAGAACTCGACACGGCCGTTGATCAACTAGGCGCCACCGAAGATCCAGTGGAGTTGCAAGACCGCGCTCTGGCGTTCTGGGACGTCGTCGTCGACAGCGCAGATTCCATTGCCTTCCGTTTGATCTTCAACAGCCTTCGGGCCGCATACGAGCCGGCTATGACTGCACTTGCATCCGTCATGGTCGGCGAAGTCGGCCAGACCGACCTGTATCGAAAACTGGCCTCCGCCATCACTTCACACGACGAGCCAACTGCCGAGACGTCAGCCGCACAGCTCCTTCACACCGGCACGACGGCAATCGGCGACGCTCTCACCTTCCTGGAAGGACTGAAACCATGA
- a CDS encoding ABC transporter substrate-binding protein: protein MQSSLASPLSTLALVGCSSGEGGDGADGATRTVQTHYGSVDVPVDPQRIVAVSYNTPWQLQAVGARPVATLDYSAYIDQFTPTQQKFIDGLSTVGVFLEVNREAVVAAAPDLIVGDAYEIDEDMFRELSKIAPTAVYSGTNRSDWRAVAEGVADAVNKGSALTSNREKYQAMQERIRTEYAAQLGENRWAQVAIGGSEGLFSILYPTGVTGAMLADLNVTRGEFIPDLRPATGFEAFPLEQLEMLRDVTVVIYPKQPNGTDSAGMKSVFASPLWSRIPAAASGRVFGISTQVTDYGTAINWLNELETGALEALS, encoded by the coding sequence ATGCAGAGTTCGCTCGCATCACCGCTGTCCACACTTGCTCTCGTCGGATGCAGTAGTGGGGAGGGCGGTGACGGTGCGGACGGCGCAACTCGTACTGTGCAGACGCACTACGGATCCGTGGATGTTCCCGTCGATCCGCAGCGCATCGTCGCCGTCTCATACAACACCCCGTGGCAGTTGCAAGCCGTCGGCGCCCGACCCGTCGCGACGCTCGACTACAGCGCGTACATCGACCAGTTCACCCCGACACAGCAGAAGTTCATCGACGGCTTGTCCACGGTGGGGGTTTTCCTCGAGGTCAACCGCGAAGCCGTCGTGGCTGCCGCGCCTGATCTCATCGTCGGCGATGCGTACGAGATCGACGAGGACATGTTCCGCGAGCTCTCGAAAATTGCTCCGACAGCGGTGTATTCGGGCACGAACCGATCGGATTGGCGCGCTGTCGCCGAGGGTGTCGCAGACGCGGTCAACAAGGGTTCGGCATTGACGTCGAATCGTGAGAAGTATCAGGCGATGCAAGAGCGAATCCGCACCGAATACGCCGCGCAGCTTGGCGAGAATCGTTGGGCCCAGGTTGCTATCGGTGGTTCCGAAGGGCTCTTCTCCATCCTGTATCCAACCGGAGTGACCGGCGCGATGCTCGCCGACCTGAACGTGACCCGCGGCGAATTCATCCCGGACCTGCGCCCAGCCACCGGCTTCGAAGCCTTCCCGCTCGAACAACTCGAAATGCTGCGGGACGTCACCGTCGTCATCTACCCGAAGCAGCCGAACGGAACTGATTCTGCAGGAATGAAATCCGTCTTCGCCAGCCCGCTGTGGAGCCGCATTCCGGCAGCAGCTTCGGGCCGGGTATTCGGAATCAGCACTCAGGTCACCGACTACGGCACTGCAATCAACTGGCTCAACGAACTCGAAACCGGCGCCTTGGAGGCACTTTCATGA
- a CDS encoding ABC transporter substrate-binding protein yields MTSLLLPTADTDAEFARITAALTRRGFLGAGALAGIGLLTACGTSSGESAEGSMRTINTALGQVEVPTNPQRVVSADYYTGPAMFDAGFTPVGLPVDYENADGVPEPYASALRSLPKVGRWYEPNAEAIAALSPDLIVMTNLLSENNPDLYEQIRSIAPTAVFAEDGQYAWKERAFGVADALNQSAKVQELADRYEARIAKFRSDNADVLSKVKVVYTTYFEESGFSLYSPTKYQTTVISEAGFQFNDRSLAIPAGSNEWFPKEQLELLDEADVIITNSGKGPINEKLANDTIFQRLRAVKNDQVYSFDYEGVASFGWALTFLEQFQPIAEEIRAKL; encoded by the coding sequence ATGACATCACTTCTATTGCCCACCGCTGACACCGATGCCGAATTCGCTCGCATCACCGCAGCACTTACCCGACGCGGTTTCCTCGGAGCCGGTGCCTTGGCGGGGATCGGATTGCTCACGGCCTGTGGAACCAGCTCCGGTGAATCGGCCGAGGGTTCGATGCGCACCATCAACACGGCTCTGGGGCAGGTGGAAGTGCCCACCAACCCGCAACGGGTGGTCAGCGCCGATTACTACACGGGCCCCGCGATGTTCGACGCCGGGTTCACACCGGTCGGATTGCCGGTCGACTACGAGAACGCCGACGGCGTCCCGGAACCCTATGCGTCCGCTCTGCGGTCTCTCCCGAAGGTGGGACGCTGGTACGAGCCCAACGCCGAGGCGATAGCGGCTTTGTCTCCCGACCTGATCGTGATGACCAACCTGCTGTCGGAGAACAACCCGGATCTTTACGAGCAGATCCGGTCGATCGCACCGACCGCGGTTTTTGCCGAAGACGGGCAGTACGCATGGAAGGAGCGCGCCTTCGGAGTCGCGGACGCGCTGAACCAGAGCGCGAAGGTTCAAGAGTTGGCAGATCGGTACGAGGCGCGGATCGCCAAGTTCCGCAGCGACAACGCTGATGTGCTGAGCAAGGTTAAGGTCGTCTACACCACGTACTTCGAGGAGAGTGGTTTCTCGCTGTACTCGCCGACCAAGTATCAGACGACGGTCATCAGCGAGGCCGGGTTCCAGTTCAACGACCGCTCACTCGCAATTCCCGCCGGCAGCAACGAGTGGTTCCCGAAGGAGCAGTTGGAGCTACTCGACGAAGCCGACGTCATCATCACCAACAGTGGCAAGGGTCCCATCAACGAGAAGTTGGCGAACGACACCATCTTCCAGCGTCTGCGCGCCGTCAAGAACGATCAGGTGTACTCGTTCGACTACGAAGGCGTCGCGTCTTTCGGTTGGGCCCTGACGTTCCTCGAGCAGTTCCAGCCGATTGCTGAGGAGATCAGAGCCAAGCTCTGA
- a CDS encoding amidase, protein MSDELHYLSATEAIAHFRARELSPVELLKAIIDRTQKLEPHINAFTEEMFDEALAGARDAESRYRGQGPDPRPLEGIPVAAKEKHSIAGKSLTEGSLAGRGNIARENAPVIDRVLAAGGLIHARTTTPEFCVAAFTHSPLWGVTRNPWNLDYSPGGSSGGAGAALAAGTTTLATASDIGGSTRGPAGFTGTVGLKASYGRIAGVAPLSMDSYRGDGPMARTVDDAILLANVLIGPDPRDHSSLRPAITLPHEYPSVEGMRIALCLRLGDFPIEPDIEANTRALAQSLVDAGAIVEEIELPWTRDSMAAAVEVHFGTIMGASVAEVARVHGDLLADYTLDNVAITSKGAAEMSFLDGLRKETQMQRELAEAMAPFDALICPTSGTIAFPAGESLLDGLTVAGQHVNTTAEALLTLPFNVANRCPVLAVPSGHAHNGVPTGVQIVGHTYDEPTVFRIGKALEKIRPWAYTDQHQPRLDVVTPASS, encoded by the coding sequence ATGTCAGACGAACTGCACTACCTCAGCGCCACCGAAGCCATTGCTCACTTTCGCGCGCGGGAATTGTCTCCGGTCGAACTGCTAAAGGCAATCATCGACCGAACCCAGAAGCTCGAACCTCACATCAATGCCTTCACCGAAGAGATGTTCGACGAGGCACTCGCAGGCGCCCGGGATGCCGAGAGCCGGTATCGCGGCCAAGGACCCGACCCGCGGCCGCTGGAGGGAATTCCGGTAGCTGCCAAGGAAAAACACTCCATTGCCGGAAAGTCGCTGACCGAAGGCTCTCTGGCGGGACGCGGCAACATCGCCCGCGAGAACGCACCCGTGATCGACCGAGTTCTGGCAGCAGGCGGCCTGATTCACGCACGCACGACGACACCGGAATTCTGCGTCGCGGCGTTCACACACTCTCCTTTGTGGGGCGTGACCCGCAATCCCTGGAACCTCGATTACAGCCCCGGAGGTTCATCCGGAGGTGCGGGCGCCGCACTCGCCGCCGGAACTACCACTCTGGCAACAGCATCCGACATCGGCGGGTCGACACGAGGCCCGGCAGGCTTTACCGGCACCGTCGGCCTCAAGGCATCGTACGGGCGTATCGCCGGGGTCGCCCCGCTGTCCATGGATTCCTACCGTGGCGACGGTCCGATGGCCCGAACTGTCGACGACGCAATTCTCTTGGCCAACGTTCTGATCGGGCCGGACCCGCGTGACCATTCTTCCCTGAGGCCGGCGATCACGCTGCCACACGAGTACCCGTCGGTCGAGGGAATGCGAATTGCCCTGTGCCTGCGGCTCGGTGACTTCCCCATCGAGCCTGACATCGAGGCGAACACCCGGGCTCTCGCACAGTCGTTGGTCGATGCCGGCGCGATCGTCGAGGAGATCGAGTTGCCGTGGACTCGTGATTCGATGGCAGCAGCGGTGGAAGTCCATTTCGGAACGATCATGGGTGCATCCGTCGCGGAAGTTGCTCGCGTCCACGGTGATCTTCTTGCCGACTACACGCTCGACAACGTCGCGATCACGTCGAAGGGCGCTGCGGAAATGTCATTTCTGGACGGCCTTCGCAAGGAAACCCAAATGCAACGAGAGCTCGCCGAGGCGATGGCTCCCTTCGATGCGCTGATCTGCCCGACTTCGGGCACCATCGCCTTCCCGGCAGGCGAGTCTTTGCTCGACGGCCTCACCGTGGCGGGTCAGCACGTGAACACCACCGCCGAAGCACTTCTCACTTTGCCGTTCAACGTCGCCAATCGGTGTCCCGTACTAGCGGTGCCCAGTGGACACGCACACAACGGCGTTCCCACGGGCGTCCAGATCGTCGGCCATACGTACGACGAACCGACCGTGTTCCGGATCGGCAAAGCACTGGAGAAGATCCGCCCGTGGGCATACACCGACCAGCATCAACCGCGGCTGGATGTGGTGACACCGGCTTCCTCTTGA